In a single window of the Acinetobacter tibetensis genome:
- a CDS encoding bile acid:sodium symporter family protein, with protein MNMLKLLALDRFTLLLVAMVVLASFLPVSGSAAHFFSVITTIAIAILFFLHGAKLSREAIVQGIMHWKFHVLVFAFTFAVFPILGLLAKPVLLPMLGQELYWGFLFMCFLPSTVQSSIAFTSVAKGNVASAVCSASFSNIIGMFITPVLVSVFILGKSEHGFDPTSSIIQITLLLLLPFVLGQLFRPLVYPHMMKVPRLVKSFDQGSILMVVYGAFSSAVVAGLWNEVSWKTMLILVLACSVFLTVIMLLAYYLPKLFGFNRKDQIAIFFCSSKKTLASGVPMAQILFIGQPLGMIVLPIMIFHQIQLMVCGIIANRWSKQNPDESGE; from the coding sequence ATGAACATGCTCAAGCTTCTTGCCTTGGATCGATTCACTTTACTCTTGGTTGCCATGGTTGTACTGGCATCGTTTCTTCCTGTTTCTGGTTCAGCCGCCCATTTCTTTAGTGTTATTACTACGATTGCAATTGCAATTTTATTCTTCTTACACGGTGCAAAACTTTCCCGTGAAGCAATTGTCCAAGGGATTATGCACTGGAAATTTCATGTATTGGTGTTTGCTTTCACCTTTGCAGTATTTCCAATTTTAGGCTTACTTGCAAAACCTGTACTGTTGCCAATGCTGGGGCAAGAACTGTATTGGGGTTTCTTGTTCATGTGTTTTTTACCTTCGACGGTACAATCTTCAATTGCATTTACTTCAGTTGCTAAAGGTAACGTCGCCAGTGCGGTATGTAGTGCTTCATTTTCTAATATCATTGGAATGTTTATTACACCTGTATTGGTGAGTGTATTTATTCTGGGCAAATCAGAACATGGATTTGATCCAACATCATCCATTATTCAAATTACCTTATTGTTGTTGCTGCCGTTTGTATTGGGACAACTGTTTCGTCCACTCGTTTACCCACATATGATGAAAGTACCGCGCTTGGTTAAAAGTTTTGATCAAGGTTCTATTTTGATGGTGGTTTATGGTGCTTTTAGTAGCGCAGTTGTTGCAGGGCTGTGGAACGAAGTCAGTTGGAAAACCATGTTGATTTTAGTCTTGGCATGTTCGGTATTTTTAACTGTAATTATGTTGTTGGCGTATTATCTGCCGAAGTTATTCGGTTTTAACCGTAAAGACCAAATCGCGATTTTCTTTTGTAGTTCAAAAAAGACTTTAGCGAGCGGTGTACCAATGGCTCAAATTCTGTTTATTGGACAGCCACTCGGAATGATTGTTCTGCCCATTATGATCTTTCACCAAATACAGTTGATGGTCTGCGGTATTATTGCAAATCGTTGGTCTAAACAAAATCCTGATGAAAGCGGAGAATAG
- the rpmE gene encoding 50S ribosomal protein L31, which yields MRADIHPKYEKLVATCSCGNVIETRSAVGKEALYLDVCSACHPFYTGKQKNVDTGGRIDKFKQRFSGMSRSIKRD from the coding sequence ATGCGCGCCGATATTCACCCAAAATATGAAAAATTAGTAGCTACTTGTTCTTGCGGTAACGTAATTGAAACTCGTTCGGCTGTTGGTAAAGAAGCTCTTTACCTAGACGTATGTTCTGCATGCCACCCATTCTACACTGGTAAGCAAAAGAACGTTGACACTGGTGGTCGTATCGACAAATTCAAGCAACGTTTTTCTGGTATGTCTCGTTCTATCAAACGCGACTAA
- the gloA gene encoding lactoylglutathione lyase produces the protein MRMLHTMLRVGNLEQSLKFYTEVLGMTLLRKRDYEEGRFTLAFVGYGDEANTTVLELTHNWDTNQYDLGNAYGHIAIGVEDAYKACEEIKARGGKVVREAGPMKGGVTVIAFVEDPDGYKIELIQQDSNARNN, from the coding sequence ATGCGAATGCTCCATACCATGCTACGTGTAGGCAATTTAGAACAGTCATTAAAGTTCTATACCGAAGTGCTGGGTATGACTTTGCTTCGTAAACGTGATTATGAAGAAGGTCGTTTCACATTGGCTTTTGTCGGCTATGGTGATGAAGCCAATACCACAGTGCTTGAATTGACGCATAACTGGGATACGAATCAGTACGATTTAGGGAATGCTTATGGTCACATTGCAATTGGTGTTGAAGATGCCTATAAAGCATGTGAAGAGATTAAAGCACGTGGCGGTAAAGTGGTACGTGAAGCAGGCCCAATGAAAGGCGGCGTAACCGTGATCGCTTTTGTTGAAGATCCAGATGGTTATAAAATTGAGTTGATTCAGCAAGATTCAAATGCACGTAATAACTAA
- a CDS encoding EAL domain-containing protein has protein sequence MGSIEVRNPLLSKKLKRTETRLLIIDDNQIRFNKICDLLTTSEHQLHAFLLDDLQTFEKQLQLNWDIVIFGRAYDLKYEQALSLIRLSKQPELPLILLKPDNYEPNQYVSYIRKGVYDVANLDFPDRFYLSLLRALSFSRLNQGQQHLMQELENVQTQAQAWVSESNKAVAIIQEGIHIEANKEYLHLFGLKSEDEIIGLPLLDVLQPQDLNDFKLRFKKISQGQLDQGRFELTTLNSHVQTNPLKIEFLAAIEDDALQITIELNQSENTASAQPTVAQVEAPAAQPNTYQLINRTIAKQPADFNALVLFSLASCPESIFQQDWATSNTYFSNIHSFLKEQTNVPLFKVNHALYAGLFQGSSESVLESKLIGLSALSKPQLLGVNQQTFPLNLRMGYTLIQHNIKDEQQFQQLIEQAYNTALPSGQEQNNIELNPIAHPHIELMDSHLNLQEHSSLLKALQKSLERGEIHLKYQQLYDKQDSNLYTYEVTSGFIYNNAWQDITSIRELADDPEFSIKLDRWILVEACKQLHNFITQYPDAKIIVNLNKEVLFSDRTFPAFIAKLITIVGSKQSHPLILQFSEEDIAKNLNDAQKYTAQLIQSGAEISLREFGNSIYSESILNQMSINHVTLHPQLTKMLDSDKSTEELQERINHFHEIKATQMLLRELNNMTMFANAWNVEARYLQGDYFQKKLDHLIDVQDQ, from the coding sequence ATGGGAAGCATTGAAGTGAGAAATCCACTATTGTCCAAAAAATTAAAACGTACGGAAACTCGTTTACTCATAATCGATGACAACCAAATTCGTTTTAATAAAATTTGTGATTTATTAACGACAAGTGAACATCAGCTACATGCTTTTTTATTGGATGACTTACAAACTTTTGAAAAACAACTCCAGTTAAATTGGGATATTGTTATTTTCGGTCGTGCCTACGATTTGAAATATGAACAGGCCTTAAGTCTTATTCGCCTGTCTAAGCAACCTGAATTACCACTTATTTTACTCAAACCAGATAATTATGAGCCGAACCAATACGTATCCTATATCCGAAAAGGTGTCTATGATGTCGCCAATTTAGATTTTCCAGATCGATTCTACTTGTCTTTATTGCGCGCACTCTCTTTTAGTCGCCTGAATCAAGGGCAACAACATCTCATGCAAGAGCTTGAAAATGTGCAGACCCAAGCACAAGCATGGGTGAGTGAAAGCAATAAAGCTGTTGCCATTATTCAAGAAGGGATTCATATCGAAGCCAATAAGGAATACCTTCATCTCTTTGGTTTAAAAAGCGAAGATGAAATTATTGGCTTGCCTTTACTGGATGTATTGCAACCCCAAGATCTGAATGATTTTAAACTGCGCTTTAAAAAAATCTCGCAAGGTCAATTAGATCAAGGTCGTTTCGAGCTGACGACGCTCAATAGTCATGTCCAAACAAATCCTTTAAAAATTGAGTTTTTAGCAGCGATTGAAGATGATGCCCTACAAATCACGATTGAGTTAAATCAAAGTGAAAACACTGCGTCAGCTCAGCCTACGGTAGCCCAAGTTGAAGCCCCTGCCGCACAACCCAATACCTATCAACTGATTAACAGAACCATTGCCAAGCAACCTGCTGATTTCAATGCGCTTGTACTTTTCTCACTTGCATCTTGTCCAGAATCTATATTCCAACAAGACTGGGCAACCTCAAATACCTATTTTTCGAATATTCATAGCTTCTTAAAAGAACAAACCAATGTTCCATTGTTTAAGGTCAACCATGCCTTATATGCAGGCCTATTCCAAGGCTCTAGTGAAAGTGTGTTGGAATCTAAACTGATTGGATTAAGTGCTTTATCTAAACCACAATTATTAGGTGTAAATCAACAAACCTTCCCATTAAATTTAAGAATGGGTTACACGTTGATTCAACACAATATAAAGGATGAGCAACAGTTCCAACAGCTAATAGAACAAGCGTACAACACAGCCCTGCCATCTGGGCAAGAACAAAATAATATTGAACTTAACCCAATAGCCCATCCTCATATTGAATTAATGGATTCTCATCTGAATCTACAAGAACACTCTAGCTTATTAAAAGCACTGCAAAAGAGTTTAGAGCGTGGGGAAATTCATCTTAAATATCAACAACTGTATGATAAACAAGACAGTAACCTATACACCTACGAAGTTACCAGCGGCTTCATTTACAATAATGCTTGGCAAGATATTACATCAATTCGTGAACTTGCAGATGACCCTGAATTCTCGATTAAACTGGATCGTTGGATTTTAGTTGAGGCGTGTAAACAGCTACATAACTTTATTACCCAATATCCTGATGCGAAAATTATTGTCAATTTAAACAAAGAAGTTCTCTTCTCTGACCGTACATTCCCCGCGTTTATTGCCAAATTAATTACGATTGTGGGCAGCAAACAAAGCCACCCGCTCATTTTACAATTCTCGGAAGAAGATATTGCCAAGAATTTAAATGATGCGCAGAAATATACAGCTCAATTAATTCAGAGTGGTGCAGAAATATCATTACGTGAATTTGGTAACTCGATTTATAGCGAATCTATTTTAAATCAGATGAGTATTAATCATGTTACCTTACATCCTCAGTTAACGAAGATGCTCGATTCAGACAAATCTACTGAAGAATTACAAGAGCGTATTAATCACTTCCATGAAATTAAAGCAACACAAATGTTATTACGTGAACTGAATAATATGACAATGTTTGCCAATGCATGGAACGTTGAAGCACGCTATCTGCAAGGTGACTATTTCCAGAAAAAACTGGATCATTTAATTGATGTACAAGACCAATAG
- a CDS encoding AmpG family muropeptide MFS transporter — MTTQANGWKAAFQAFLDRRAAIMLFLGFSAGIPILLIFSSLSLWLGEAGIEKSAVTFFSWAALGYSFKFVWAPLIDELPVPFLTKRLGRRRAWLLIAQCLIICAICIMAFSDPALGQSYLYQMAVGAVLLGFSAATQDIVIDAYRIELAETEMQTVLASTYNAGYRIGMIVAGAGALFLAASLGTAKGNYIYSAWKVTYLAMAAVMVVGILTTLIIREPQVNRIYKEYQRSDYYRLVMVFFIAVISFVLSYIYSGTLIEALVASLAIKDSFLLFCFEALRFLASGAIALVIGALLVKMGAVNKQMAFETWVNPIADFFKRYGVKLALVLLLLIGFYRISDIIAGVISNVFYQDLNFTKEQIAEAVKIYGVIFSLLGGFLGGLLAQRMNIMKLMFVGAILASSTNLIFIGLVKSGKPLQQVDVSIGAQHYQVQADEVGYWKLNVPVQVLNQSNQIHASVAFTEKSDEKSSVEMPYLMGSAAKAIILFPLTADNALSPKEVQQSVVVKGQIQGVDATQLQPEQPVSLWLDGQQYPAKLDAQGIFSGAIDGKLLENAKNKQVIAQLNTLETSSSVKVSHPYQVSSQQSALELTIDPILASADSKQDVQITGKVIKSYSTLWLYFAIIVDNLASGLAGAAFIAFLSSLTSVSFTAVQYAIFSSLMTLTPKILGGYSGTIVTNIGYPSFFLMTTLIGIPILILVVWVAKLLRDHQNKQLQLKDE; from the coding sequence ATGACAACTCAAGCAAATGGATGGAAGGCTGCATTTCAGGCATTTCTAGATCGGCGCGCTGCAATTATGCTGTTCCTCGGTTTTTCAGCAGGTATTCCAATCTTGCTGATCTTCTCTAGTCTGTCTTTATGGCTTGGTGAAGCAGGTATTGAAAAAAGTGCCGTGACTTTTTTTAGTTGGGCAGCTCTGGGTTATTCCTTTAAGTTTGTTTGGGCTCCCTTGATTGATGAACTTCCTGTTCCATTTTTGACCAAACGTTTGGGACGTCGCCGTGCATGGTTGCTAATTGCGCAGTGTCTCATTATTTGTGCCATTTGTATTATGGCATTTTCAGACCCAGCTTTAGGACAAAGCTATTTGTACCAAATGGCAGTTGGCGCGGTATTGTTAGGTTTTTCTGCCGCGACACAAGATATTGTCATTGATGCCTACCGTATCGAGTTGGCAGAAACAGAAATGCAAACAGTTTTGGCGTCGACTTATAATGCAGGTTATCGCATCGGGATGATTGTGGCGGGTGCAGGGGCGTTATTTCTGGCAGCGTCATTAGGTACAGCGAAAGGCAATTATATCTATAGTGCATGGAAAGTGACCTATTTAGCCATGGCTGCGGTCATGGTCGTCGGTATTCTGACGACCTTGATTATTCGTGAACCACAGGTCAATCGTATTTATAAAGAATATCAACGATCAGATTATTATCGTTTGGTCATGGTATTCTTTATTGCTGTGATTAGTTTTGTCTTGTCCTATATTTATTCCGGCACTTTAATTGAAGCTTTGGTTGCATCTTTAGCGATCAAAGATTCATTTCTACTGTTTTGTTTTGAGGCATTACGTTTTCTGGCTTCAGGTGCTATAGCACTGGTTATTGGCGCACTGTTGGTCAAAATGGGTGCAGTCAATAAGCAAATGGCATTTGAAACGTGGGTCAATCCGATTGCGGATTTCTTCAAACGTTATGGGGTAAAGCTCGCTTTAGTTCTCTTGTTATTGATCGGTTTTTATCGTATTTCAGACATTATTGCAGGTGTTATTTCCAATGTCTTTTATCAAGATCTGAATTTCACCAAAGAGCAAATTGCTGAAGCGGTAAAAATTTACGGTGTTATTTTTAGCCTTTTAGGCGGTTTTTTAGGTGGTTTACTGGCGCAGCGGATGAATATCATGAAACTGATGTTTGTTGGCGCCATTCTTGCGAGTTCAACCAATCTCATTTTTATTGGCTTAGTAAAATCAGGCAAGCCTTTGCAGCAAGTCGACGTTTCTATTGGCGCACAGCATTATCAAGTTCAGGCAGATGAAGTGGGTTATTGGAAGCTGAATGTTCCTGTTCAGGTGTTGAATCAGTCCAATCAAATTCATGCTTCAGTTGCATTTACTGAAAAGTCTGATGAAAAATCATCTGTAGAGATGCCTTATTTAATGGGTTCAGCGGCTAAAGCCATTATCTTATTTCCGTTAACTGCGGATAATGCTTTAAGCCCGAAAGAAGTTCAGCAATCCGTTGTGGTGAAAGGTCAAATTCAAGGTGTTGATGCTACTCAACTACAGCCAGAGCAACCCGTCAGCTTATGGTTAGACGGTCAGCAATATCCTGCAAAACTAGATGCACAAGGCATTTTTAGTGGAGCAATTGATGGCAAGTTATTAGAAAATGCCAAAAACAAACAGGTGATCGCTCAATTAAATACGCTGGAAACTTCGTCATCCGTCAAGGTCAGTCATCCTTATCAAGTATCTAGCCAACAATCTGCTTTAGAATTGACGATAGATCCGATACTCGCTTCAGCAGATTCAAAGCAAGACGTACAAATTACAGGCAAGGTGATTAAATCGTATAGTACTTTATGGCTGTATTTTGCCATTATTGTCGACAATTTAGCTTCTGGATTGGCAGGGGCGGCGTTTATTGCCTTTCTTTCTAGTTTGACCAGCGTTTCTTTTACTGCTGTACAATACGCTATTTTTAGTTCACTGATGACCCTTACGCCTAAAATTTTAGGGGGTTATTCGGGTACTATAGTAACAAACATTGGTTATCCAAGTTTTTTCTTGATGACCACCTTAATTGGAATTCCAATTTTAATTCTGGTGGTTTGGGTCGCGAAGTTACTTCGAGATCATCAAAACAAACAACTTCAACTGAAGGATGAATAA
- a CDS encoding Lon protease family protein, translating into MTQKLEQMNSSLSTNLSNNKARDPQNHLITAFEQTGIQNTFNQTRLKSEQLTHIPNLTNIPTSTKRIKPLNNFLGQDRARASVEAGIALPYSGYNIFAVGTAGLGKRTMVKRLLQQHAKTMPTPNDWVYVNNFKSSRQPIALQLPAGQAPKFQALLHQTWQTILKQLERRFTTETYHNRIELIRQQTGDEQQQALVELTKEGEELSLKLVTRHDEHCFIPVQFKDDQMQEMSQKDIDALNSKQRAEIVSNMRYMDKKLERLGLHLGDLEDDARDKVQELNRDIANQVVIPRIDLLLNKFSKVEGLAEYLKLYAEDIINNVEIVLEQEEDDFTPGLFSRVPARYQANIIVTYKPNSGAPVIFEDFPTHYNLLGHVEQLTQHGTITTDFTLIRPGALHKANGGFLMLEAEQLLEQPYAWQGLKRALKSGKLKLSSLEHMLTLTGSISIEPEAIPLNIKVVLLAEPEVYYEILELEPELGSVFKIRADFTDTLQRNDANEQAYMQLIADYVQADKLLPFDRSALAALLTDSSRQAEDQSSLSLHALTLGDLIREAHHHAVQAGDKIVADKHINTALQHRQYRLGYLRELYWQDLSRGTQLIETRGHRLGQINALSVIHYADVEFGLPSRLTASVYQGGGDILDIERSVELGGSLHAKGVLLMSSFLKAHFGREQILHFSAALAFEQSYGQVDGDSATVAELSALISAISQLPIDQSWAITGSMNQLGQVQPIGGVNAKIEGFFDACKLQGLTGKQGVIIPRQNMQHLMLRLDVREAVEQGQFHIHAIETIDQALEILMARPVGTLDKKGRYSKGSIYAAVMEQLEYWQAIEDGAEIEEAPKKKKKKAKKNKKKAKVPEQLTDELLKESSEAVEVSVSEPNLQH; encoded by the coding sequence GTGACCCAAAAACTTGAACAGATGAATTCTTCTTTATCCACCAACCTTTCAAATAATAAAGCACGAGATCCGCAAAACCACCTGATTACCGCCTTCGAGCAAACTGGAATTCAAAACACGTTCAATCAAACACGTTTAAAATCAGAACAACTCACGCATATTCCGAATTTAACCAACATTCCGACTTCAACAAAACGTATTAAACCGCTCAATAATTTTCTTGGACAAGATCGTGCGCGTGCGTCTGTAGAAGCTGGTATTGCTTTGCCATATTCTGGCTATAACATTTTTGCTGTAGGTACTGCGGGCTTAGGTAAACGCACCATGGTTAAACGCCTGTTGCAGCAGCATGCCAAAACCATGCCTACGCCTAATGACTGGGTTTATGTCAATAATTTCAAATCCTCACGCCAGCCCATCGCGCTTCAGCTTCCTGCGGGACAAGCACCCAAATTTCAGGCTTTATTGCACCAAACATGGCAAACCATTTTAAAGCAACTCGAACGTCGCTTTACCACTGAAACTTATCACAATCGGATTGAACTGATTCGCCAACAAACAGGTGATGAACAACAACAAGCTTTGGTTGAATTAACCAAAGAAGGTGAAGAGCTCAGCTTAAAATTGGTCACACGCCATGACGAGCACTGCTTTATTCCTGTGCAATTTAAAGACGATCAAATGCAAGAGATGTCGCAAAAGGATATTGATGCATTAAATAGTAAACAGCGCGCAGAAATTGTCTCAAACATGCGCTATATGGATAAAAAGCTCGAGCGTTTAGGATTACATTTAGGTGATCTAGAAGATGACGCACGTGACAAAGTACAAGAGCTGAATCGTGATATTGCCAATCAAGTGGTTATACCTCGCATTGATCTGTTACTCAATAAGTTTTCTAAAGTTGAAGGTTTAGCCGAATACTTAAAACTTTATGCCGAAGACATTATTAACAATGTTGAAATTGTGCTTGAGCAAGAAGAAGACGATTTTACGCCAGGATTATTTAGCCGAGTACCCGCGCGTTACCAAGCCAATATTATTGTCACCTATAAGCCCAACAGTGGCGCACCTGTAATTTTTGAGGACTTCCCGACCCATTACAATTTATTGGGGCATGTTGAACAACTGACTCAACATGGCACGATTACGACTGATTTCACCCTAATTCGCCCAGGTGCATTGCATAAAGCCAATGGCGGATTCTTAATGCTTGAAGCAGAACAATTACTTGAGCAACCTTATGCATGGCAAGGGTTAAAGCGTGCACTCAAATCTGGGAAATTAAAGCTTTCTTCGCTTGAGCACATGTTAACGCTTACGGGCAGTATTTCTATTGAACCTGAAGCAATACCACTGAATATCAAAGTCGTATTATTGGCAGAGCCAGAAGTCTATTATGAAATTTTGGAACTCGAGCCTGAACTGGGCAGTGTATTTAAAATTCGTGCTGATTTTACCGACACGCTGCAACGTAATGATGCCAATGAACAAGCTTATATGCAGTTGATTGCAGATTATGTACAAGCCGATAAATTGTTACCTTTTGATCGCTCAGCCTTGGCTGCCTTGCTCACAGATTCGAGCCGCCAAGCCGAAGACCAAAGCTCCCTCTCGCTCCATGCGTTGACTTTGGGTGACTTAATTCGGGAGGCTCATCATCATGCTGTACAAGCAGGTGATAAAATTGTAGCTGACAAACATATTAATACTGCCTTACAACATCGCCAGTATCGCTTAGGCTATTTACGTGAACTGTATTGGCAAGATCTGTCCCGTGGCACACAACTGATTGAAACACGTGGTCATCGCTTAGGACAAATCAATGCTTTATCCGTCATCCACTATGCAGATGTCGAATTCGGCTTACCTTCTCGCCTAACGGCCTCTGTATATCAAGGGGGTGGCGATATTCTGGATATTGAACGCAGTGTTGAACTGGGTGGTTCATTACACGCCAAAGGCGTTCTATTAATGTCGAGCTTCTTAAAAGCACATTTTGGTCGTGAGCAGATTCTGCATTTCTCTGCTGCCCTCGCCTTTGAACAAAGCTATGGTCAGGTCGATGGTGATAGTGCGACCGTTGCTGAACTGTCAGCTCTCATTTCTGCAATTAGCCAATTACCGATTGATCAATCATGGGCGATTACTGGCTCTATGAACCAATTAGGTCAAGTACAACCTATTGGCGGTGTTAATGCCAAAATTGAAGGCTTCTTCGATGCCTGTAAGCTTCAGGGGCTTACCGGTAAGCAAGGGGTTATTATTCCACGTCAAAATATGCAGCACTTAATGTTACGTTTGGATGTACGCGAAGCCGTTGAACAAGGTCAATTCCATATTCATGCGATTGAAACCATTGATCAAGCCCTTGAAATTTTAATGGCTCGACCTGTAGGCACACTCGATAAAAAAGGTCGCTATAGCAAAGGCTCAATCTACGCTGCGGTCATGGAACAGCTTGAATATTGGCAAGCAATCGAAGATGGTGCAGAAATTGAAGAAGCGCCAAAGAAAAAAAAGAAAAAAGCCAAAAAAAATAAGAAAAAAGCCAAAGTACCTGAGCAATTGACCGATGAATTACTTAAAGAAAGTAGTGAAGCGGTAGAAGTGTCTGTAAGTGAGCCAAATCTTCAACACTAA